A window of Campylobacter ureolyticus contains these coding sequences:
- a CDS encoding pyridoxal phosphate-dependent aminotransferase, whose amino-acid sequence MKLSKRVSVLEESITIAISSLAKEMKANGEDVISLSAGEPDFDTPKVIKDAVIKAMEKGCSKYTAIPGTPEVLKAIQTKLKKDNNLDYKTSEILTNVGAKHSLFNIIQCLIDDGDEVIIPSPYWVSYPQMVKYAGGTPVFLKTCEKTNFKISAKQLKDAITPKTKLLILNSPSNPTGTIYSKDELNSLADVLKDTDIMVASDEIYEKVNYKHEFHAVASINDDMFQRTITVNGLSKCGAMPGWRFGYMATPNTQLIKACKALQSQSVSNISSIVQAGAIPSLLGQSDKDIEFMRKEYQKRRDYAVKFINENIKGLKTLNPDGAFYLFVNCKEVEQDSMKLCKDILEKAKVAVVPGVGFGMDGYFRLSFATSLDEIKTALDRIKKLVENY is encoded by the coding sequence ATGAAACTTTCCAAAAGAGTAAGCGTTTTAGAAGAGTCCATAACAATTGCAATCAGCTCATTAGCCAAAGAGATGAAAGCAAATGGGGAAGATGTCATAAGTCTAAGTGCAGGGGAGCCAGACTTTGACACACCAAAAGTTATAAAAGATGCAGTTATAAAAGCTATGGAAAAAGGCTGTTCCAAATACACAGCAATCCCAGGAACTCCAGAAGTCTTAAAAGCAATTCAAACAAAATTAAAAAAAGATAACAACCTAGACTATAAAACTTCTGAAATTCTTACAAATGTTGGAGCAAAACATTCGCTTTTTAATATTATTCAATGCCTAATCGATGATGGTGATGAAGTTATAATCCCATCTCCGTATTGGGTAAGCTATCCACAAATGGTAAAATATGCTGGTGGGACTCCAGTATTTTTAAAAACTTGTGAAAAAACAAATTTTAAAATTTCGGCTAAGCAACTAAAAGATGCCATAACACCAAAAACAAAACTTTTAATCTTAAACTCTCCAAGCAATCCAACTGGAACAATTTATTCAAAAGATGAGCTAAACTCATTAGCCGATGTGCTTAAAGACACAGATATAATGGTAGCTAGTGATGAAATTTATGAAAAAGTAAATTACAAACATGAATTTCATGCAGTAGCAAGCATTAATGATGATATGTTTCAAAGAACAATTACAGTAAATGGACTTAGCAAATGTGGAGCAATGCCAGGCTGGAGATTTGGATATATGGCAACACCAAATACACAACTAATAAAAGCTTGTAAAGCACTTCAAAGTCAAAGTGTTTCAAACATAAGCTCAATAGTTCAAGCAGGAGCTATTCCATCACTTTTGGGACAAAGTGATAAAGATATTGAGTTTATGAGAAAAGAGTATCAAAAAAGAAGAGATTATGCAGTTAAGTTTATAAATGAAAATATAAAAGGTTTAAAAACATTAAACCCAGATGGAGCTTTTTATCTTTTTGTAAATTGTAAAGAAGTTGAGCAAGATTCAATGAAACTTTGCAAAGATATCCTTGAAAAAGCAAAAGTTGCAGTTGTTCCAGGTGTTGGTTTTGGAATGGATGGATATTTTAGACTCTCTTTTGCAACTAGTTTGGATGAGATAAAAACAGCACTTGATAGAATAAAAAAATTAGTTGAAAACTACTGA
- the cysE gene encoding serine O-acetyltransferase has product MEFFKIIKEDFNEPKRQDPAYNSFVDLFFNYPGVWAIVNHRFAHFLYKKNFKRIARAISGISKFLTGVDIHPGATIGRRVFIDHATGTVIGETAIIGNEILLYQGVTLGGVSLEKEKRHPTLENGVVVGAGAKILGNITIGENSKIGANSVVVKDVPANSTAVGIPAKIIGSKKEKPLSHNQIPDINKELFLYLIERICILEDALCKDDINELKKDKKLEEFYKAYLNSLK; this is encoded by the coding sequence ATGGAATTTTTTAAGATTATTAAAGAAGATTTTAATGAGCCTAAAAGGCAAGATCCAGCTTATAATAGCTTTGTGGATCTTTTTTTTAACTACCCTGGAGTTTGGGCTATTGTAAATCACCGCTTTGCTCATTTTTTATATAAAAAAAATTTTAAAAGGATAGCTAGAGCAATATCTGGAATTTCAAAATTTTTAACCGGAGTTGATATCCACCCTGGTGCAACGATAGGAAGAAGAGTTTTTATAGATCATGCAACAGGAACTGTTATAGGAGAAACTGCAATAATTGGAAATGAAATTTTACTGTATCAAGGAGTTACTTTAGGTGGAGTTAGTTTAGAAAAAGAAAAACGCCACCCAACACTTGAAAATGGAGTAGTTGTAGGAGCTGGAGCAAAGATACTTGGAAACATTACAATTGGCGAAAACTCAAAAATCGGTGCAAACTCAGTTGTGGTAAAAGATGTTCCTGCTAACTCAACAGCAGTAGGAATTCCTGCTAAAATAATAGGCTCAAAAAAAGAAAAACCACTTTCTCACAACCAAATTCCTGATATAAATAAAGAGTTATTTTTATATTTAATAGAAAGAATTTGCATTTTAGAAGATGCATTGTGTAAAGATGACATAAATGAGCTTAAAAAAGATAAAAAACTTGAAGAGTTTTATAAGGCGTATTTGAATTCTTTAAAATAA
- the speA gene encoding biosynthetic arginine decarboxylase, with translation MNSNLYGLNIWGNSNFIVEDGEVCLNTDFKPSLIDIVKEIRNDGIKGPILLRFPHLIKKQIVDIYSNFERARKDNDYNGTFNAVFPLKVNQYPGFVKHLVEIGKPFNYGLEAGSKAELLLAMAYNNFKAPITVNGFKDKELINIGFIAAEMGHDITLTIEGLSELEAIIETAKERFTPKPNIGLRIRLHSSGSGIWEKSGGINSKFGLTATELIEAINLLKNAGLIEKFTMIHFHIGSQINEINPLKKALTEAGNIYAELRKMGAKNLRAINIGGGLSVEYSQTKETAEKNYTLREYANDVVFLFKTIAESKNVAQPDIFIESGRYVAASHAVLVASVLELFSQEYTEEKLSLKGENPPLITELAYLYENIKSSNALEYLNDAIAHMESILTLFDLGYVDLIDRSNGEILVHLIIKKSVEILGNKLNYSNLLKIQDEVQERYLVNFSLFQSLPDFWGLKQHFPIMPLTKLDERATRSASIWDITCDSDGEISFNSVNNPLFLHDVDVEKEDYFLGFFMVGAYQEVLGMDHNLFVHPTEATVLLKEDGSFKVKDILESQSVLDILEDMDYDVSEIQEILNQRIESSNLVDEKQKKHILGELYLFLNDNGYLKSFE, from the coding sequence ATGAACAGTAATCTTTATGGATTAAATATTTGGGGAAATTCAAATTTTATTGTTGAAGATGGAGAGGTTTGTTTAAATACTGATTTTAAGCCATCACTAATAGATATTGTAAAAGAAATTAGAAATGATGGTATAAAAGGCCCTATTTTACTTCGTTTTCCACACCTTATCAAAAAGCAAATTGTTGATATTTATTCAAACTTTGAAAGAGCTAGAAAAGATAATGATTACAATGGAACTTTTAATGCTGTTTTTCCACTTAAAGTAAATCAATATCCTGGCTTTGTAAAGCACTTAGTTGAGATTGGAAAGCCTTTTAATTATGGGCTTGAAGCAGGAAGTAAGGCTGAGCTTTTACTAGCTATGGCTTATAATAATTTTAAAGCTCCAATTACAGTAAATGGTTTTAAAGATAAAGAACTTATAAATATTGGCTTTATCGCAGCTGAAATGGGTCATGATATAACCTTAACAATTGAGGGGTTAAGTGAGCTTGAGGCTATTATAGAAACAGCAAAAGAGCGTTTTACACCAAAGCCAAATATTGGTCTTAGGATAAGACTTCATAGTTCAGGTAGCGGAATATGGGAAAAAAGTGGTGGCATAAACTCAAAATTTGGTCTAACTGCAACAGAGCTTATTGAGGCTATAAATTTATTAAAAAATGCCGGACTTATAGAAAAATTTACAATGATTCATTTTCATATAGGATCGCAAATAAATGAGATTAACCCACTTAAAAAAGCCCTAACAGAAGCTGGAAACATCTATGCAGAACTTAGAAAAATGGGAGCCAAAAATCTAAGAGCTATAAATATAGGTGGCGGTTTATCAGTTGAATATTCACAAACCAAAGAAACAGCAGAAAAAAACTACACTTTAAGAGAGTATGCAAATGATGTCGTGTTCTTGTTTAAAACAATTGCTGAATCTAAAAATGTTGCTCAACCTGATATTTTTATAGAATCTGGTCGTTATGTAGCTGCTTCTCATGCTGTTTTAGTAGCATCTGTATTGGAACTTTTTTCACAAGAATATACAGAAGAAAAATTATCTTTAAAGGGTGAAAATCCGCCTCTAATAACAGAACTTGCCTACTTGTATGAAAACATAAAAAGCTCAAACGCACTTGAATATTTAAACGATGCAATTGCCCACATGGAAAGCATTTTAACACTATTTGATCTAGGATATGTTGATTTAATAGATAGATCAAATGGAGAAATTTTAGTTCATTTAATTATAAAAAAATCAGTGGAAATTTTAGGAAATAAATTAAATTATTCAAATTTATTAAAAATTCAAGACGAAGTTCAAGAAAGATATTTAGTAAATTTCTCACTATTTCAGTCTTTGCCTGATTTTTGGGGCTTGAAACAGCATTTTCCTATTATGCCACTTACTAAACTTGATGAGCGTGCAACAAGATCGGCTTCAATTTGGGATATAACTTGTGATAGCGATGGAGAAATAAGCTTTAATTCAGTTAATAATCCTTTATTTTTACACGATGTAGATGTTGAAAAAGAGGATTATTTTTTAGGATTTTTTATGGTTGGGGCATATCAAGAAGTTCTTGGTATGGATCATAATCTTTTTGTCCATCCAACAGAAGCTACTGTTTTATTAAAAGAAGATGGCAGTTTTAAAGTAAAAGATATTTTAGAATCCCAATCAGTTCTTGATATATTAGAAGATATGGATTATGATGTAAGTGAAATTCAAGAAATTTTAAATCAAAGAATAGAAAGTTCAAATTTAGTAGATGAAAAACAAAAAAAGCATATCTTAGGAGAGCTTTATCTATTTTTAAACGATAACGGATATTTAAAATCTTTTGAATAA
- the hisS gene encoding histidine--tRNA ligase, translating to MIKALRGMKDIIDNGNLYRHIIKICEETAENFGYNFVEIPKLEETSLFIRSVGESSDIVNKEMYEFKDKSDNSICLRPEGTAGVVRAFIEHKYDKAGGVRKYFYHGSMFRYERPQKGRFREFHQFGIECFGENSVYEDASVIIIGSLILKNLGIKTTLKINSLGDKNCMPIYKEKLVKFLNSQTLCDDCQRRIKTNPIRVLDCKNEACQKALQNAPLITENLNDECKSDFDKLKEILTKNNIEFEVDPKLVRGLDYYTKTAFEFVSDELGSQSAVLGGGRYDNLVEYLGGKPTFGVGFALGIERVMEILSIRNKEEKRDGIYLCALNDKFINEIYSLGLNLRKKYKVEVSYEAKNPAKHLKSADNLNKLIFLCIGDNEFKDNEIWYKNLENGDDQKIKLSNLEGKLNEQ from the coding sequence ATGATAAAAGCACTTAGAGGGATGAAAGATATCATAGATAATGGTAATTTATATAGACATATTATTAAAATTTGTGAAGAAACAGCAGAAAATTTTGGGTATAACTTTGTAGAAATTCCAAAACTTGAAGAAACTTCACTTTTTATAAGAAGCGTTGGTGAAAGCAGTGATATAGTAAATAAAGAGATGTATGAGTTTAAAGACAAAAGCGATAATAGTATTTGTCTTAGACCAGAAGGAACTGCAGGCGTTGTAAGAGCCTTTATAGAACATAAATACGATAAAGCTGGTGGAGTTAGAAAATACTTTTATCATGGCTCTATGTTTAGGTACGAAAGACCACAAAAAGGTCGTTTTAGAGAATTTCATCAATTTGGAATAGAGTGTTTTGGGGAGAATTCAGTTTATGAAGATGCAAGTGTTATAATAATTGGTTCTTTAATTTTAAAAAATCTTGGCATAAAAACAACTTTAAAAATAAACTCCTTAGGTGATAAAAACTGTATGCCTATTTATAAAGAAAAACTAGTTAAGTTTTTAAACTCACAAACTCTTTGTGATGATTGCCAAAGAAGAATTAAAACAAACCCAATAAGAGTTTTAGACTGCAAAAATGAGGCTTGCCAAAAAGCTCTTCAAAACGCACCTTTAATAACAGAAAATTTAAACGACGAGTGTAAAAGTGATTTTGACAAACTTAAAGAAATACTAACTAAAAACAACATTGAATTTGAAGTTGATCCAAAGCTAGTTCGAGGGCTTGATTATTACACTAAAACAGCTTTTGAATTTGTAAGCGATGAACTTGGCTCACAAAGTGCAGTTTTAGGTGGTGGAAGATATGATAATTTAGTTGAGTATTTAGGTGGAAAACCTACTTTTGGTGTTGGATTTGCTCTTGGAATTGAAAGGGTAATGGAAATTTTATCTATAAGAAATAAAGAAGAAAAAAGAGATGGAATTTATCTTTGTGCACTAAATGATAAATTTATAAATGAAATTTACTCTTTGGGACTAAATTTAAGAAAAAAATATAAAGTCGAAGTAAGTTATGAAGCTAAAAATCCTGCAAAACATCTAAAATCAGCTGATAACTTAAATAAATTAATATTTCTTTGCATTGGCGACAATGAATTTAAAGATAACGAAATTTGGTATAAAAACCTAGAAAATGGTGATGATCAAAAAATAAAACTTTCAAATTTAGAAGGAAAATTAAATGAACAGTAA
- the tmk gene encoding dTMP kinase, whose product MLVIFEGIDCVGKTTQINLLKEIYKDAIITKEPGGTEFGKKIRNLLLNGDEISKKAELFLFLADRNEHYEKVIKPNLNNLILSDRSFISGISYALTNDKNLNIDELISINKFALNGHFGDKFIFLKADENTLKNRLFNKKLDNIEKRGIKYLLTVQENMEMILNYLKFEVLKINASDEILNIHAKIKEFIK is encoded by the coding sequence ATGCTAGTGATATTTGAAGGAATTGATTGCGTCGGCAAAACGACACAAATTAATCTTTTAAAAGAAATTTATAAAGATGCTATTATAACAAAAGAGCCTGGTGGAACCGAATTTGGAAAAAAGATAAGAAATTTATTATTAAACGGTGATGAAATTTCAAAAAAAGCTGAGTTATTTTTGTTTTTAGCCGATAGAAATGAACATTATGAAAAAGTTATAAAACCAAATTTAAATAATTTAATATTAAGCGATAGAAGTTTTATATCTGGTATTAGCTATGCTTTGACAAATGATAAAAATTTAAATATAGATGAACTAATAAGTATTAATAAATTTGCATTAAATGGTCATTTTGGCGATAAATTTATCTTTTTAAAAGCTGATGAAAATACACTTAAAAACAGACTTTTCAATAAAAAATTAGACAATATAGAAAAAAGAGGTATAAAATATCTTTTAACAGTTCAAGAAAATATGGAGATGATTTTAAATTATCTCAAATTTGAAGTTTTAAAAATAAATGCAAGTGATGAAATTTTAAATATTCACGCAAAAATCAAGGAGTTTATAAAATGA
- the coaD gene encoding pantetheine-phosphate adenylyltransferase — MRRACIYPGTFDPITNGHIDVIKRALRFFDKVVVAVALNDAKKPSFNIEKRLKMVKAATINLGNVEVVSFENLLVDFAKEQKISTVIRGLRAVSDFEYELQMGYANSSLWNEFETVYLMPTLQNAFISSSVVRSIFHHKGDISHLVPKEILDILKDENASDI; from the coding sequence TTGAGAAGAGCTTGCATATATCCTGGAACCTTTGATCCCATTACAAACGGACATATTGATGTTATAAAAAGGGCTTTAAGATTTTTTGATAAAGTTGTTGTTGCAGTTGCTTTAAATGATGCAAAAAAGCCTAGTTTTAATATAGAAAAAAGACTTAAAATGGTAAAAGCTGCAACTATAAATTTAGGAAATGTTGAAGTAGTAAGTTTTGAAAATTTATTAGTAGATTTTGCAAAAGAACAAAAAATTTCTACAGTTATAAGGGGCTTAAGAGCTGTTAGTGACTTTGAATATGAACTTCAAATGGGATATGCAAACTCATCTTTATGGAATGAATTTGAAACTGTGTATCTTATGCCAACACTACAAAACGCTTTTATAAGCAGTTCTGTTGTAAGATCTATTTTTCATCATAAAGGTGATATTTCACATTTAGTTCCAAAAGAAATTTTAGATATTTTAAAGGATGAAAATGCTAGTGATATTTGA
- a CDS encoding UbiX family flavin prenyltransferase, translating to MRILLCISGASLINLGLKLIPHIKKENELFVVLSKNAKIVLEKENNQIFNESNYKDVKFFDDDNIFEGPASGSFKIDKTIIAPCSINTLAKIHSGICDTLITRAAAVALKERKKLILCVREMPFSTISLKQMYELSSQGVSISPPVLGSYAGFKNILEIENFILGKWLDLLDIKNEIYKRWEI from the coding sequence ATGAGAATTTTACTTTGTATATCAGGTGCAAGCCTTATAAATTTAGGTTTAAAACTCATACCACATATAAAAAAAGAAAATGAACTTTTTGTAGTTTTAAGTAAAAATGCAAAAATAGTTTTAGAAAAAGAAAATAATCAAATTTTTAATGAAAGTAACTATAAAGATGTTAAATTTTTTGATGATGACAATATATTTGAGGGTCCAGCATCTGGCTCATTTAAAATAGATAAAACCATAATTGCACCCTGCTCTATAAATACTTTGGCAAAAATTCACTCAGGAATTTGTGATACTTTAATAACAAGAGCCGCAGCAGTTGCGCTAAAAGAGAGAAAAAAATTAATTTTATGTGTCAGAGAAATGCCGTTTTCTACAATATCTCTAAAACAGATGTATGAGCTCTCTAGTCAAGGAGTCAGTATATCTCCACCAGTTTTAGGAAGTTATGCTGGATTTAAAAATATTTTAGAAATAGAAAATTTTATACTTGGGAAGTGGCTTGATTTATTAGATATAAAAAACGAAATTTATAAAAGGTGGGAAATTTGA
- a CDS encoding molybdopterin molybdotransferase MoeA, protein MINETLNLIYNEIKSLNLKKIVHLNEALNEICTKDIVAIKDLPCFDNSALDGYAFNHKNVGKTLKIKGVIYAGDKKEFHLKDDECYKIMTGAIMPKGADTVLRIEDANVKNDVLFLSNEIKKFDGYRLKGEEVTKGKILIKKGEILTPRKIMLLASQGISEVEVYKKPKIALFSSGDELKEPWQKANEYEIYNANASGIEALLKNNGFKSKYLGIIKDEPLTIKESFEKCFKEFDFIITSGGASAGDKDYMDGILKDFGFKEIFDHVNIKPGRPTKCFIKDEKIVFVLAGNPTAAYLLAFLLVIPTLKKLINQNNDFFEISKAKFSGNLKLKSGRINSILGIYDNFCFKVIDDNKFGSGTISPLAKATHLYLSDLDKKELKDGEIIEILKLD, encoded by the coding sequence ATGATAAATGAAACTTTAAATTTAATCTATAATGAGATAAAAAGCCTAAACTTAAAAAAAATTGTACATTTAAATGAAGCTTTAAATGAAATTTGCACAAAAGATATAGTCGCTATCAAAGATCTTCCTTGTTTTGATAACTCTGCACTTGATGGATATGCATTTAATCACAAAAATGTAGGAAAAACTCTAAAAATAAAAGGCGTAATTTACGCAGGAGACAAAAAAGAATTTCACTTAAAAGATGATGAGTGTTATAAGATAATGACAGGCGCGATTATGCCCAAAGGAGCTGATACTGTTCTAAGAATAGAAGATGCAAATGTTAAAAATGATGTTTTATTTCTTTCAAATGAGATTAAAAAATTTGATGGATATAGACTAAAAGGTGAGGAAGTTACAAAAGGTAAAATATTAATTAAAAAAGGAGAGATTCTAACTCCTAGAAAAATTATGCTATTAGCAAGTCAGGGAATAAGTGAAGTTGAAGTTTACAAAAAACCAAAAATTGCCCTATTTTCAAGTGGAGATGAACTAAAAGAGCCATGGCAAAAAGCAAATGAATACGAAATATATAACGCAAATGCAAGCGGGATAGAAGCTCTTTTAAAAAACAATGGCTTTAAAAGTAAGTATCTAGGAATAATAAAAGATGAACCCTTGACTATAAAAGAAAGTTTTGAAAAGTGCTTTAAAGAATTTGATTTTATTATAACAAGTGGCGGTGCAAGTGCTGGAGATAAAGACTATATGGATGGAATTTTAAAAGATTTTGGTTTTAAAGAAATTTTTGACCATGTAAACATAAAACCTGGTCGTCCTACAAAATGTTTTATAAAAGATGAAAAAATAGTTTTTGTTTTGGCTGGAAATCCAACAGCCGCATATTTACTAGCATTTTTATTAGTAATTCCAACACTTAAGAAATTAATTAATCAAAATAATGATTTTTTTGAAATTTCAAAGGCAAAATTTAGTGGAAATTTAAAACTTAAAAGTGGAAGAATAAATTCAATTTTAGGAATTTATGATAATTTTTGTTTTAAAGTCATTGATGATAATAAATTTGGCTCAGGAACAATTTCTCCACTTGCAAAAGCAACTCATCTTTACCTCTCAGATTTGGATAAAAAAGAGTTAAAAGATGGTGAAATTATAGAAATTTTAAAGTTGGATTAA
- the murA gene encoding UDP-N-acetylglucosamine 1-carboxyvinyltransferase yields the protein MEYLEIVGGKKLSGEVVISGAKNAALPLIALSILAKNDLVISNLPNVVDIKTLIKLLENLGAKTEFLDNHCIKINTNSINSTKATYDIVRKMRASILVLGPLLAKFGKCEVSLPGGCAIGARPIDLHLLALEKMGAKIEIKDGYVVATAPKYGLKGATITFDKITVTGTENIIMAAALANGTTKLINAAKEPEVVALCQALKNSGVEISGIGSDELTIKGTKKDLLNIKNIEVIPDRIEAGTYLCAAAITNSKITISKCEPNHLGAILSKFEDMGFKFEIKKDKITILPAEKINSTEIITTEYPGFPTDMQAQFMAVCCAANGTSIIDERLFENRFMHVAELLRMGADIKLSTHTATINGKSLSAADVMATDLRASSALVIAGLVAKGTTKVHRIYHLDRGYEGLEKKLSSLGAKITRKKED from the coding sequence ATGGAGTATTTAGAAATAGTAGGCGGAAAAAAACTTAGTGGAGAAGTTGTAATTTCTGGAGCAAAAAATGCAGCATTACCGCTTATTGCTCTTAGTATCTTGGCAAAAAATGATTTAGTTATTTCAAATTTGCCAAATGTAGTTGATATAAAAACACTTATAAAACTTTTAGAAAACTTAGGCGCAAAAACTGAGTTTTTAGACAACCACTGTATTAAAATAAATACAAACTCCATTAACTCAACAAAAGCTACATACGATATAGTTAGAAAAATGAGAGCTTCTATTTTAGTTTTAGGACCACTTTTAGCAAAATTTGGAAAATGTGAAGTCTCACTTCCAGGAGGATGTGCAATTGGTGCAAGACCAATTGATTTACATCTTTTAGCATTAGAAAAAATGGGTGCAAAAATAGAAATAAAAGATGGATATGTAGTTGCAACTGCCCCAAAATATGGCTTAAAAGGTGCAACTATTACTTTTGACAAAATTACAGTTACTGGAACTGAAAATATAATAATGGCAGCAGCTCTTGCAAATGGAACTACAAAATTAATAAATGCAGCAAAAGAACCTGAAGTTGTCGCTTTGTGTCAGGCTTTAAAAAATAGTGGAGTTGAAATTTCAGGCATTGGAAGTGATGAACTAACTATAAAAGGTACAAAAAAAGATCTTTTAAATATTAAAAATATTGAAGTTATTCCTGATAGAATAGAAGCTGGAACATACCTTTGTGCAGCTGCTATAACAAATTCTAAAATAACTATTTCAAAGTGTGAACCAAATCATCTTGGCGCTATTTTAAGTAAATTTGAAGATATGGGTTTTAAATTTGAAATTAAAAAAGATAAAATTACAATTTTACCGGCTGAAAAAATAAACTCCACTGAAATAATAACAACTGAATATCCTGGTTTTCCAACAGATATGCAAGCTCAATTTATGGCCGTTTGCTGCGCTGCAAATGGAACTAGTATAATAGATGAGAGACTTTTTGAAAACCGCTTTATGCATGTTGCAGAGCTTCTTAGAATGGGAGCTGATATAAAACTAAGCACCCACACAGCCACAATTAATGGTAAAAGCTTAAGTGCAGCAGATGTTATGGCAACTGACTTAAGAGCAAGTTCAGCACTCGTTATAGCAGGACTTGTAGCAAAAGGCACAACAAAAGTTCATAGAATTTATCATCTTGATAGAGGCTATGAGGGTTTAGAAAAAAAACTATCAAGTCTTGGTGCAAAAATAACACGAAAAAAAGAGGATTAA
- a CDS encoding NlpC/P60 family protein, whose amino-acid sequence MEKKLLLVFLSLFFLTGCVKKQSMIDVPIAQHLDFESGFYVNEDFIKTLESLEEKKKGKDCSGLIYLINEKNDNIYFLEEDIYKFTPKSGRRSTGIYNFYKSNNNIIFKSPKIGDLIFFYNTTKNTKYSKIKQITHVGVVKDVFSDGRVSFLHNVRGVNRIDYINLNQKNSHKVNDKVVNSYITRCSKNKISCLASNRFAGYGKVDHEKIYFEK is encoded by the coding sequence ATGGAAAAAAAGTTATTATTAGTTTTTTTATCGCTATTTTTTTTAACAGGATGTGTTAAAAAGCAATCCATGATAGATGTTCCTATAGCCCAACATTTAGACTTTGAAAGTGGGTTTTATGTTAATGAAGATTTTATAAAAACTTTAGAATCTCTTGAAGAAAAGAAAAAAGGCAAAGATTGCTCAGGGCTTATTTATCTTATAAATGAAAAAAATGATAATATCTATTTTTTAGAAGAAGATATTTATAAATTTACTCCAAAAAGTGGCAGAAGATCGACTGGAATTTATAATTTTTATAAATCGAACAATAATATAATTTTTAAATCTCCAAAAATAGGTGATTTAATATTTTTTTACAATACTACAAAAAACACTAAATACTCCAAAATAAAACAAATCACACATGTTGGCGTTGTAAAAGATGTTTTTAGTGATGGAAGAGTAAGTTTTTTACACAATGTTCGTGGAGTAAACAGAATTGATTATATAAATTTAAATCAAAAAAATAGTCACAAAGTAAATGATAAAGTAGTAAATAGCTATATTACAAGATGCTCTAAAAATAAAATTTCTTGTCTTGCGTCAAATCGTTTTGCGGGATATGGAAAAGTAGACCATGAAAAAATATATTTTGAAAAATAA
- a CDS encoding rhomboid family intramembrane serine protease — MKVTNTLIILNLIIFILSEYVLSTNLVMSYFGLNYLFFSGFYWQVFTTMFLHASFLHIAMNMAVLYQFGYILERYFGSLKFGFIYIIGGVITSILSLAYTYYMARHGVVVNLVGASGAISVLLGVLANLDKNMRNGLIMAILVISFVPILVGIKVGWYAHLFGFGIGYLYAKISLKR, encoded by the coding sequence TTGAAAGTTACCAATACATTAATTATTTTAAATTTAATAATATTTATTTTGAGTGAATATGTCCTAAGTACAAATTTAGTAATGAGCTATTTTGGACTTAATTATCTATTTTTTAGTGGATTTTATTGGCAGGTATTTACTACTATGTTTTTACATGCGTCATTTTTGCATATTGCTATGAATATGGCAGTACTTTACCAATTTGGCTATATTTTAGAAAGATATTTTGGAAGTTTAAAATTCGGATTTATTTATATTATTGGTGGAGTTATAACATCTATTTTAAGTCTTGCTTATACATATTACATGGCAAGACATGGTGTTGTTGTAAATTTAGTAGGAGCTAGTGGAGCGATATCTGTTTTGCTTGGAGTTTTGGCTAATTTAGATAAAAATATGAGAAATGGTTTAATAATGGCAATTTTAGTTATAAGTTTTGTTCCAATACTTGTTGGTATAAAAGTTGGTTGGTATGCACATCTTTTTGGTTTTGGTATTGGGTATTTATATGCTAAAATTTCATTAAAAAGATAA